A window of Streptomyces caniferus contains these coding sequences:
- the folK gene encoding 2-amino-4-hydroxy-6-hydroxymethyldihydropteridine diphosphokinase, translating to MNSARQPTATPDGAAVRRPQPGDPTVQPVPASVVEQVDAADVTLSNPKRAVISLGSNLGNRLETLQGAVDALEDTPGLRVKAVSPVYETEPWGVAPGSQPTYFNAVVLIKTTLPPASLLERGHAIEEAFERVRDEQWGPRTIDVDIVAYQDVLSDDPRLTLPHPRAHERAFVLAPWYDIEPEAEVPGHGAVAALLSSIGRDGVAPRSDLELRLPE from the coding sequence ATGAATTCCGCCCGTCAGCCGACCGCCACCCCTGATGGAGCCGCGGTGCGGCGCCCCCAGCCCGGTGACCCGACCGTACAGCCGGTGCCCGCCTCCGTCGTGGAGCAGGTGGACGCCGCCGATGTGACGCTCTCCAACCCCAAACGCGCCGTGATCTCGCTCGGCAGCAACCTCGGCAACCGCCTGGAGACGCTGCAGGGTGCCGTCGACGCGCTGGAGGACACCCCCGGACTGCGGGTCAAGGCGGTCTCCCCGGTCTACGAGACCGAGCCGTGGGGCGTGGCCCCCGGTTCGCAGCCGACGTACTTCAACGCCGTGGTGCTGATCAAGACGACGCTGCCGCCGGCCTCCCTCCTGGAGCGCGGGCACGCCATCGAGGAGGCCTTCGAGCGGGTCCGCGACGAGCAGTGGGGCCCGCGCACGATCGACGTCGACATCGTCGCGTACCAGGACGTGCTCTCCGACGACCCGCGGCTGACGCTGCCGCACCCGAGGGCCCATGAGCGGGCGTTCGTGCTCGCGCCGTGGTACGACATCGAGCCGGAGGCCGAGGTTCCGGGGCACGGTGCGGTGGCCGCGCTGCTGTCCTCGATCGGCCGCGACGGGGTGGCGCCGCGCTCGGACCTGGAACTGCGACTGCCCGAGTAG
- the folB gene encoding dihydroneopterin aldolase, translating to MDRVALRGLKARGHHGVFPREREEGQTFIVDLVLGLDTRPAAASDDLAKTVHYGVVAEEVVAVVQGEPVDLIETLAERIAGQCLKHEGVQEVEVVVHKPDAPITVPFDDVTITITRSRV from the coding sequence GTGGATCGTGTCGCGCTGCGTGGGCTGAAGGCCCGAGGCCACCACGGGGTGTTTCCCCGGGAGCGCGAGGAAGGCCAGACCTTCATCGTCGACCTGGTGCTCGGCCTGGACACCCGCCCGGCAGCGGCCTCCGACGATCTCGCGAAGACCGTGCACTACGGCGTTGTGGCCGAGGAGGTGGTGGCCGTCGTCCAGGGCGAGCCCGTCGACCTCATCGAGACCCTGGCGGAGCGCATCGCCGGCCAGTGCCTCAAGCACGAGGGCGTGCAGGAAGTGGAGGTGGTGGTGCACAAGCCGGACGCGCCCATCACCGTCCCCTTCGATGACGTGACCATCACCATCACTCGGAGCCGAGTATGA
- a CDS encoding nuclear transport factor 2 family protein, with amino-acid sequence MGPQTDIELVEQANTTLYETIERGDHEALSELWLDGQVSVVHPGWPVLRGRGEVLRSYALIMANTEYIQFFLTDVEIDVVGDTALVTCTENILSGGPAEDDGSVGPLIGQLVVATNVFRRTEDGWRVWSHHGSPVLADRDDDEDDGADEAGGAGEGDEDTL; translated from the coding sequence TTGGGCCCACAGACGGACATCGAGCTGGTCGAGCAGGCGAACACCACCCTGTACGAGACCATCGAGCGCGGCGATCACGAGGCGCTGTCCGAGCTGTGGCTGGACGGCCAGGTGAGTGTGGTCCACCCCGGGTGGCCGGTGCTGCGCGGGCGCGGCGAGGTGCTGCGCTCGTACGCCCTGATCATGGCGAACACCGAGTACATCCAGTTCTTCCTCACGGATGTGGAGATCGACGTCGTCGGCGACACCGCGCTGGTGACCTGCACGGAGAACATCCTCAGCGGCGGGCCCGCGGAGGACGACGGCTCGGTGGGGCCGCTGATCGGCCAGCTGGTCGTGGCGACCAACGTCTTCCGGCGCACGGAGGACGGCTGGCGGGTGTGGTCGCACCACGGCTCGCCGGTGCTCGCGGACCGCGACGACGACGAGGACGACGGAGCCGACGAGGCCGGGGGAGCCGGCGAGGGCGACGAGGACACGCTCTGA
- the folP gene encoding dihydropteroate synthase — translation MSTLRGRVAGLPDWDRCAVMGVVNVTPDSFSDGGDWFDTELAVKHGLDLVAQGADMVDVGGESTRPGAARVDEAEELRRVVPVVRELAAAGVVVSVDTMRASVAEQAVEAGACLVNDVSGGAADPAMVSVVAAHHVPFVVMHWRGQSIDMNNRAVYGDVVAEVVDELGRSVERAVAGGIDPDRIVVDPGLGFAKNAEHDLALVARLARLRVLGRPLLVAASRKRFLGRVLAGDGQAAPPPARERDAATAAVSAIVAREGAWAVRVHEVRASADAVRVARAVEGAAAAGSGGTAGTGRMSDTTGTV, via the coding sequence ATGAGTACCTTGCGTGGCCGGGTGGCCGGACTGCCGGACTGGGACCGCTGCGCGGTGATGGGCGTCGTCAATGTGACGCCCGATTCGTTCTCCGACGGCGGCGACTGGTTCGACACCGAACTCGCCGTCAAACACGGTCTGGACCTGGTGGCGCAGGGCGCCGACATGGTGGACGTGGGCGGCGAGTCGACCCGGCCGGGCGCGGCGCGGGTGGACGAGGCCGAGGAGCTGCGCCGGGTCGTCCCGGTCGTCCGGGAGCTCGCCGCGGCCGGTGTCGTGGTCTCCGTCGACACCATGCGCGCCTCGGTCGCCGAACAGGCCGTGGAGGCCGGGGCATGCCTGGTCAACGACGTCAGCGGGGGCGCCGCCGACCCGGCGATGGTGTCCGTGGTGGCCGCCCACCATGTGCCGTTCGTGGTGATGCACTGGCGTGGCCAGTCCATCGACATGAACAACCGCGCCGTCTACGGGGACGTGGTCGCGGAGGTCGTCGACGAACTCGGGCGGAGCGTGGAGCGCGCGGTGGCCGGCGGGATCGACCCGGACCGGATCGTCGTCGACCCCGGCCTGGGCTTCGCCAAGAACGCGGAGCACGATCTCGCGCTGGTCGCCCGGCTCGCGCGGCTGCGGGTGCTGGGCCGTCCGTTGCTGGTGGCGGCATCGAGGAAACGGTTCCTGGGCAGGGTGCTGGCAGGCGACGGACAAGCCGCCCCACCGCCGGCCAGGGAACGGGACGCCGCGACGGCGGCGGTGTCGGCGATCGTGGCGCGAGAGGGGGCCTGGGCGGTGCGGGTGCACGAGGTCAGGGCGAGCGCGGACGCGGTACGGGTGGCCCGTGCCGTGGAGGGCGCGGCAGCGGCCGGCAGCGGCGGTACGGCCGGTACGGGTCGGATGAGCGATACGACGGGAACGGTGTGA